The window CATCGAACTCGGCGGCGGCAGCGTCTGGTACGGCCCGCACGTCCTGTTGCCCCTGGTGCTGGGCGGTGTCGTGCTGGCGGTCTTCGTCGCCGGTCAGCGCAGGTCCGCGGCGCCCAGTCTGGACCTGAGGCTGTTCCGGCAGCCCGGCTTCACGGCGGGCAGCGTGGTGCTGCTGATCGCCTTCATGGCACTGGCCGGTCACCTGTTCTACGCGGCGTTCTACCTCCAGGGCCCCCGGGGCCTCTCCCCCGCCGACGCGGGCACCGTGATGATCGCCGCCGCCGTCGGCATCGTCCTCGGCAGTCAGGCGTCCCCGGCGCTGAGCCGCCTGTGGTCCGCCCGCTGGACGGTCGCCTCCGGCGTCCTGGCCACCGCCCTCACCTACGTCGCCTACGCCTGGCTCGACGGGAGCACCCCCCTCTGGGTGGTCGCCGTCCTGCTGTGGATCCAGGGCTTCGGCATGGGTCTGGTCGGCACGCCGGTCACGGCCGTGATGATGCGCGGGGTGCCGCCGCGGCTGGCGGGTGCCGGCTCCGCCGTCAACAGCGTCACCCGGCAGGTCGGCGGCACCCTGGGGGTGGCCATGGCCGGCTCGATCCTCGCCGGCGTCTACCGGCACCGGATGGCCGAAGCCGAACTGCCCGGCGCCACGCGGGGTCTGTCCCCGGCGGCCGAGGAACAGGCCCGCGCCTCCGCCGAGGCCGCCCGCTCCCTGTCCCGCTCCCTGGACCTGCCCGAGCTGGCCACCACGGCCGACCGCGCCTTCCTCGACGCCATGCACGCCGCCACGCTCTCGGTCGCCGCCCTCGCGCTCATCGGATGCGCGGTGGCCGTCGTGGGCCTGCGCACACGGCCCTCGGTAGGCGCCGGAGAGAAACCCGACAAAGAGAGACGGACAGCTCGATGACACAGCCCACGCCCCGCTCGGTCCTCGTCACCGGTGGCAACAGAGGCCTCGGCCTGGCCATGGCCCGCCGTTTCGCGGCGGCCGGGGACCGGGTCGCGGTGACCTACCGGGGCACCGAACCCCCCGGCGCCGAGGGCTTCCTCGCCGTCCGGTGCGATGTGACGGACAGTGCCCAGGTCGACCAGGCCTTCAAGGAGGCGGAGACCGCCCACGGCCCGGTCTCCGTCCTGGTCGCCAACGCGGGCACCACCCAGGACCGTCTGCTGGTCCGGATGACCGAGGCGGACTTCACCTCGGTCCTCGACACCAACCTCACCGGGGCCTTCCGTGTGGCCCGGCGCGCGGTGCGGGGCATGCTGCGCGCGGGCCACGGCCGTATCGTCCTGGTCTCCTCCACGGCCGCCCTGCGCGGCGCCCCCGGCCAGACCAACTACGCGGCGGCGAAGGCCGGTCTCGTCGGCTTCGCCCGCGCCCTCACCCAGGAGCTCGGCCCCCGCGACATCACCTGCAACGTCGTCGCCCCCGGCCTCACCGAGACCGACATGAGCCGCGCTCTCACACCGGACCAGCGTGGCGCACTGCTGCGGACCACCCCCGCCGGACGCCTGGGCACCCCCGAGGAGGTCGCCGACGCGGTGGTCTTCCTGGCCGGCGCCGGGTACGTCCGCGGCGCGGTCGTCCCGGTCGACGGGGGCGCCGGACTGGGGCACTGAGGCGGCGCCGCGGGCCGGGTGGGGAAGTGGACGTCGCGCGGCCGCCCGCTTCCCCGCCCCGTACGGCTACCGTCCGCGCAGTGTCCGGTACTTGGCGACCAGCGCCTTCGTGGACTCGTCCAGGCCGGGCACCTGCGCCCCTTCCGTCAGCGCCGGCTCCACCCGCTTGGCGAGGACCTTGCCCAGCTCGACGCCCCACTGGTCGAAGGAGTCGATGTTCCAGACGGCGCCCTGGACGAACACCTTGTGCTCGTACAGCGCGATCAGCTGGCCGAGGACCGACGGGGTCAGCTCCTTCGCCAGGATCGTGGTCGTCGGGTGGTTGCCCAGGAACGTCTTGTGCGGCACCAGTTCGTCCGGCACGCCCTCCGCGCGCACCTCGTCCGGCGTCTTGCCGAAGGCCAGCGCCTGGGTCTGGGCGAAGAAGTTGGCCATGAGGAGGTCGTGCTGGGCCTTGAGCGTGTCGCTCAGCTCGGCGACCGGCTCGGCGAAGCCGATGAAGTCCGCCGGGATCAGCTTCGTGCCCTGGTGGATCAGCTGGTAGTACGCGTGCTGCCCGTTCGTCCCCGGCGTGCCCCACACCACCGGCCCGGTCTGCCACGCCACCGGTTCACCGTCCCGGCCCACGTACTTGCCGTTGGACTCCATGTCCAGCTGCTGCAGGTAGGCCGTGAACTTGGACAGGTAGTGGCTGTAGGGCAGCACCGCGTGCGACTGGGCGTCGTGGAAGTTGCCGTACCAGATCCCCAGCAGCCCCAGGAGCAGCGGCACATTGGACTCGGCGGGCGCCGTCCGGAAGTGCTCGTCGACGATCCGGAACCCGTCGAGCATCTCCCGGAAGCGGTCCGGGCCGATCGCGATCATCAGGGACAGGCCGATCGCCGAGTCGTACGAGTAGCGTCCGCCGACCCAGTCCCAGAACTCGAACATGTTGGCCGTGTCGATACCGAAGTCCGACACCTTCCCGGCGTTCGTCGACAGTGCGACGAAGTGCTTGGCGACGGCGTCGGGGCCGGCCTTCAGCTCGGCGAGCAGCCACTCGCGCGCGGAGGTCGCGTTGGTGATCGTCTCGATCGTGGTGAACGTCTTGGAGGCGATGACGAACAGCGTCTCCGCCGCGTCCAGGTCACGCACGGCCTCGTGCAGGTCGGCGCCGTCCACGTTCGACACGAAGCGGACGGTCAGGTCGCGGTCGGTGTAGGAGCGCAGCACCTCGTACGCCATCGCCGGGCCGAGGTCGGAGCCGCCGATGCCGATGTTGACGATGTTCTTGATGCGCCGCCCGGTGTGGCCGGTCCACTCCCCGGACCGGATGCGCTCGGCGAAGCCGCTCATCCGGTCGAGCACGGCGTGCACGGCCGGCACCACGTTCTCGCCGTCGACCTCGATCACCGCGTCGCGCGGGGCGCGCAGCGCGGTGTGCAGGACGGCGCGGTCCTCGGTGGTGTTGATCTTCTCGCCGCGGAACATGGCGTCCCGCAGCCCGAACACGTCGGTCGCGGCGGCCAGCTCACGCAACAGCCGCAGCGTCTCGTCGGTGACCAGATGCTTGGAGTAGTCGACGTGCAGATCGCCGACCTCCAGCGTGTACCCGGTACCGCGCCCGGGGTCCGCCGCGAACAGCTCGCGCAGCTGGACCTCACCCTGCTGCTCCCGGTGCTCGGCCAGCGCGGTCCATTCGGGCGTCTGGTCGAGCCTGGTACGGCTTTCTGCGTTCATCTCGGACTTCAGCCTTCTTTCCTACCTGGTCCTGCGTACCTTGCCCCGCTGCCGGTCCCAACCTAATTGATCACAAGGGAACACGAGCCGTCGTCCCGCGGTCGTCCGGTGCAACAACGGATACGTCCCTACCGAGCACCGGTATCAGCACGGCGACGGACAGGGCGGGGAAAGCCGACGGCAACCGACATCGGCGGCGCGCTCCGCGGAACATGACCACGCTCCGGTAAGCGCCCTGACCAGCAGGAACGCGGAACTCGCGGGCCGCAGCCCCGGAACAGCTCCGGCCAGGCACCTTCGGTGCCCGGCCGGTGTCGACTTCTAGATCTCGCCCCGCAGTTTGGCGAGCGCCTCGGCGAGGATCGCCTCGCCGTCCGCGTCGCTGCGGCGCTCTCGCACATACGCGAGGTGCGTCTTGTAGGGCTCGGTGCGCGGTGGGTCCGGGGGGTTGTCGCGGTCCTGTCCGGCCGGGAAGCCGCAGCGCGGGCAGTCCCAGGTGTCGGGGACCTGTGCGTCGCTGGCGAAACTCGGCTGGGTCTCGTGTCCGTTGGAGCACCAGAAGGAGATGCGCAGCCGGGGTGCGGACTCGCCGCGCTCGGCTTCGCCCATCGGCCCCGCCCCGACCCGGCTTCCTCGGATCGCGTTGCCACTTGCCACGGTCGTAACTCCCTGCGTAATGGTGCGGCGAAGCGAGTCGGCGTTTCGCTTCGCTGCGAGCGCCTCAGTCTACGTAAGGCCCAACGCGCGTCCAGTGATTGGAGTTACATCCCGCCCACAGACGCAAGCCCCATGATAGGCCGCGTTCGAAGTCGCGTACCCGTCATGGGGCTTTACGTGCGGATTGGTGCGTCCGTGACGCGTTGTCTCTCGGTGTCGGCCCAAAGGTCAGTTGTTGACCTTCATCAGGATGCCGAGGACGATGATGCACGCGAACCACAACAGACCGACCACGACGGTGATCCGGTCGAGGTTGCGCTCGGCGACCGAGGAGCCGCCGACGGAGGACTGCATACCGCCACCGAACATGTCGGAGAGGCCTCCGCCCTTGCCCTTGTGCATCAGCACCAGCAGCATCATCAGCAGGCTGAAGACGATCAGGGCGATCGAGAACCCCATAACCACGGCTGGACCAACTTCCTCGGATTCTGATGGACTGCGGGGACCGGCCGCGTGGCCGGTCCCCGCAAGAGTACGACGTTACGCCGTCAGGGCCTACTCACTGGTCGCGGAAGCGCACGATCTTGACGAACTCGTCCGCGTCCAGGGAGGCACCGCCGACGAGGGCGCCGTCGATGTCGGCCTGCGCCATGATCTCGGCGACGTTGCCGGCCTTGACCGAACCGCCGTACTGGATGCGGATCCTGTCGGCGATCTCCTGGGAGTACAGCTCGGCGAGCTTGCCGCGGATGGCCGCGCAGACCTCCTGCGCGTCCTCGGCGCCGCAGACCTTGCCGGTGCCGATGGCCCAGACGGGCTCGTAGGCGACCACGACGGTCTCGGCCTGCTCGGCGGGGACGTCCTTGAGACCGCCCTCGACCTGGGCGAGCGTGTGGGAGACGTGGTTGCCCGCCTCGCGGACCTCCAGCTCCTCCCCGACGCACAGGATCGGGGTCAGGCCGTGCTTGTAGGCGGCCTTGACCTTGGCGTTGACGATCTCGTCGGTCTCGTCGTGGTACTGGCGGCGCTCGGAGTGGCCGATCGCCACGAACGTGCACTTGAGCTTGGCCAGCATCGGCCCGGAGATCTCTCCGGTGTAGGCACCTGAGTCGTGGGCCGAGAGGTCCTGGGCGCCGTACTTGATCTTGAGCTTGTCGCCGTCGACCAGGGTCTGGACCGAGCGCAGGTCGGTGAAGGGCGGCAGGACCGCGACCTCACAGGCCTCGTAGTCCTTGTCGGCGAGGGCGAAGGCGAGCTTCTGGACGTGCGCGATGGCCTCGAGGTGGTTGAGGTTCATCTTCCAGTTGCCCGCCATGAGGGGCAGGCGGCTCTGTTCCGTAGCGGTCATCGAGGGTCAGTCCTCCAGTGCGGCGAGCCCGGGGAGCGTCTTGCCCTCGAGGTATTCGAGGGAGGCGCCACCACCGGTCGAGATGTGGCCGAATGCGTTCTCGTCGAAGCCGAGGATGCGCACGGCCGCGGCGGAGTCTCCGCCGCCGACGACCGTGAAGGCCTCGGAGTCGAGGAGTGCCTGGGCGACCGCCTTGGTGCCCTCGGCGAAATCGGGGTGTTCGAAGACGCCCATGGGGCCGTTCCAGAAGACGGTGGCGGCGTCGGCGATCTTCGAGGCGTACAGCTTGTTCGACTCCGGGCCGATGTCCAGGCCCATCCGGTCGGTCGGCATGGCGTCCGCGGCGACCGCGGTGGCGTCGGCCGGGGCCTTGCTCTTCAGGTCCGGGAATCCGGGCGCGACGACGGCGTCGACGGGCAGGACCAGTTCGACACCGGTCCGCTCCGCGCGCTCCACGTACTCCTTGACGGCGTCGAGCTGGTCCTCCTGGAGGAGGGAGCTGCCGATCTCGTGGCCCTGGGCCTTGAGGAAGGTGTACGCCATGCCGCCGCCGATGAGGATGCGGTCGGCCTTGCCGAGCAACTGGTCGATGACGGCCAGCTTGTCGGAGACCTTGGCGCCGCCAAGCGCGACCACGTAGGGGCGCTGGACGTCGTCGGTGAGCTTCTTCAGGACGCCGACCTCGGTGGCGATGAGGTATCCGGCGTAGTACGGCAGGCGGGCCGGCAGGTCGAAGACCGAGGCGTGCTTCCTGTGCACCGCGCCGAAGCCGTCGCCGACGTAGACGTCGGCGAGGGCGGCCAGCTGGTCGGCGAAGGCGGCGCGCTCGGCGTCGTCCTTGCTCGTCTCGCCGGCGTTGAAGCGCAGGTTCTCCACGACGGCGACCTGGCCGTCGCCCAGGCCCGCGACGGTGGCCGTGGCGGACTCGCCGACGGTGTCCGTCGCGAACGCCACGTCGGCGCCCAGGAGTTCACCGAGGCGGGCGGCGGCCGGGGCGAGGGAGAAGGCCGGGTCCGGGGCGCCCTTGGGGCGGCCCAGGTGCGAGGCGACGACGACCCGCGCGCCCGCCTCGGCCAGTGCCTTGACGGTGGGCAGCACGGCGCGGATGCGGCCGTCGTCGGTGATGGTCGTGCCGTCCAGCGGCACGTTGAGGTCGGCGCGGACGAAGACCCGCTTGCCGGCGACCGGCCCGGCGAGGAGTTCGTCGATCGTCTTCATGAAAGAGGGCTCCCGGGGAGGACGTGTGGTGCTCGTGATCGTAGGAGGGCCGCTGTGTACGTGGGTCGGGGCCCGGGCG is drawn from Streptomyces bottropensis ATCC 25435 and contains these coding sequences:
- a CDS encoding MFS transporter, encoding MSTVSRTTATPAASPARSWPVLLVVVCAQMLIWLDTSILNVAVTTLADPVEGLGATPGELEWVASAYTLVVACTLFAGGALADRFGPRRTLVAGLALIGVASGAGAFVDSPAWLIVARAFMGAGSGLLMPATLTVIVQSTPEEKRTRAIAIWSSSSGLGVAVGPVAGGALLSHFWWGSVFLVNVPIVALCLPAVLAVVPDLGGSRRRVLDLPGLALSVLGLGGVVYGIIELGGGSVWYGPHVLLPLVLGGVVLAVFVAGQRRSAAPSLDLRLFRQPGFTAGSVVLLIAFMALAGHLFYAAFYLQGPRGLSPADAGTVMIAAAVGIVLGSQASPALSRLWSARWTVASGVLATALTYVAYAWLDGSTPLWVVAVLLWIQGFGMGLVGTPVTAVMMRGVPPRLAGAGSAVNSVTRQVGGTLGVAMAGSILAGVYRHRMAEAELPGATRGLSPAAEEQARASAEAARSLSRSLDLPELATTADRAFLDAMHAATLSVAALALIGCAVAVVGLRTRPSVGAGEKPDKERRTAR
- the fabG gene encoding 3-oxoacyl-ACP reductase FabG, which translates into the protein MTQPTPRSVLVTGGNRGLGLAMARRFAAAGDRVAVTYRGTEPPGAEGFLAVRCDVTDSAQVDQAFKEAETAHGPVSVLVANAGTTQDRLLVRMTEADFTSVLDTNLTGAFRVARRAVRGMLRAGHGRIVLVSSTAALRGAPGQTNYAAAKAGLVGFARALTQELGPRDITCNVVAPGLTETDMSRALTPDQRGALLRTTPAGRLGTPEEVADAVVFLAGAGYVRGAVVPVDGGAGLGH
- the pgi gene encoding glucose-6-phosphate isomerase, which translates into the protein MNAESRTRLDQTPEWTALAEHREQQGEVQLRELFAADPGRGTGYTLEVGDLHVDYSKHLVTDETLRLLRELAAATDVFGLRDAMFRGEKINTTEDRAVLHTALRAPRDAVIEVDGENVVPAVHAVLDRMSGFAERIRSGEWTGHTGRRIKNIVNIGIGGSDLGPAMAYEVLRSYTDRDLTVRFVSNVDGADLHEAVRDLDAAETLFVIASKTFTTIETITNATSAREWLLAELKAGPDAVAKHFVALSTNAGKVSDFGIDTANMFEFWDWVGGRYSYDSAIGLSLMIAIGPDRFREMLDGFRIVDEHFRTAPAESNVPLLLGLLGIWYGNFHDAQSHAVLPYSHYLSKFTAYLQQLDMESNGKYVGRDGEPVAWQTGPVVWGTPGTNGQHAYYQLIHQGTKLIPADFIGFAEPVAELSDTLKAQHDLLMANFFAQTQALAFGKTPDEVRAEGVPDELVPHKTFLGNHPTTTILAKELTPSVLGQLIALYEHKVFVQGAVWNIDSFDQWGVELGKVLAKRVEPALTEGAQVPGLDESTKALVAKYRTLRGR
- a CDS encoding RNA polymerase-binding protein RbpA, translating into MASGNAIRGSRVGAGPMGEAERGESAPRLRISFWCSNGHETQPSFASDAQVPDTWDCPRCGFPAGQDRDNPPDPPRTEPYKTHLAYVRERRSDADGEAILAEALAKLRGEI
- the secG gene encoding preprotein translocase subunit SecG, with amino-acid sequence MGFSIALIVFSLLMMLLVLMHKGKGGGLSDMFGGGMQSSVGGSSVAERNLDRITVVVGLLWFACIIVLGILMKVNN
- the tpiA gene encoding triose-phosphate isomerase; this encodes MTATEQSRLPLMAGNWKMNLNHLEAIAHVQKLAFALADKDYEACEVAVLPPFTDLRSVQTLVDGDKLKIKYGAQDLSAHDSGAYTGEISGPMLAKLKCTFVAIGHSERRQYHDETDEIVNAKVKAAYKHGLTPILCVGEELEVREAGNHVSHTLAQVEGGLKDVPAEQAETVVVAYEPVWAIGTGKVCGAEDAQEVCAAIRGKLAELYSQEIADRIRIQYGGSVKAGNVAEIMAQADIDGALVGGASLDADEFVKIVRFRDQ
- a CDS encoding phosphoglycerate kinase is translated as MKTIDELLAGPVAGKRVFVRADLNVPLDGTTITDDGRIRAVLPTVKALAEAGARVVVASHLGRPKGAPDPAFSLAPAAARLGELLGADVAFATDTVGESATATVAGLGDGQVAVVENLRFNAGETSKDDAERAAFADQLAALADVYVGDGFGAVHRKHASVFDLPARLPYYAGYLIATEVGVLKKLTDDVQRPYVVALGGAKVSDKLAVIDQLLGKADRILIGGGMAYTFLKAQGHEIGSSLLQEDQLDAVKEYVERAERTGVELVLPVDAVVAPGFPDLKSKAPADATAVAADAMPTDRMGLDIGPESNKLYASKIADAATVFWNGPMGVFEHPDFAEGTKAVAQALLDSEAFTVVGGGDSAAAVRILGFDENAFGHISTGGGASLEYLEGKTLPGLAALED